The following are encoded together in the Candidatus Binataceae bacterium genome:
- a CDS encoding DoxX family protein, translated as MEGSRDLGSLIGRVMLALIFVMSGLSKVTGLTGTAGYMASAGIPHSLVYPGLLLSIAVELGCGLLVVVGFKARLAALAIFLWLIPVTILFHFIPYRDASAQGKAMEALINMIMMMKNLSMMGGLLLVASMGPGGYSIDGDK; from the coding sequence ATGGAGGGCTCTCGCGACCTTGGTTCGCTAATCGGGCGGGTGATGCTCGCGCTGATCTTCGTGATGTCCGGGCTCTCGAAGGTCACCGGGCTTACCGGAACCGCCGGCTATATGGCAAGTGCGGGGATTCCGCACAGCCTGGTCTATCCCGGGCTGCTGCTGAGCATCGCGGTTGAACTGGGTTGCGGGCTATTAGTTGTAGTTGGCTTCAAGGCCCGCCTCGCCGCTCTCGCAATTTTTCTCTGGTTGATCCCGGTGACGATTCTTTTCCACTTCATCCCCTACCGCGACGCCTCCGCGCAGGGCAAAGCGATGGAAGCGCTGATCAACATGATCATGATGATGAAGAATCTCTCGATGATGGGCGGACTGCTGCTGGTCGCCAGCATGGGTCCTGGGGGTTACAGCATCGACGGCGATAAATAA
- the grxD gene encoding Grx4 family monothiol glutaredoxin gives MSNAIERIQSALNENKICLFMKGNRNFPQCGFSAATVAVLDQLGVPYGTVDVLSDPELRDQIKVHSNWPTIPQLYIEGKFVGGCDIVRELYENGELQSLIKPAAGAAASK, from the coding sequence ATGTCGAATGCAATCGAGCGGATTCAGTCGGCGCTCAATGAAAACAAGATCTGCCTGTTCATGAAAGGGAACCGGAACTTCCCACAATGCGGATTTTCCGCGGCGACGGTGGCGGTGCTCGATCAGCTTGGCGTGCCCTATGGCACCGTCGACGTGCTGAGCGATCCGGAGTTGCGCGATCAGATCAAGGTCCACAGCAACTGGCCGACGATTCCCCAGCTCTACATTGAGGGCAAGTTCGTCGGCGGCTGTGATATCGTGCGCGAACTGTACGAGAACGGCGAACTCCAAAGCCTGATTAAGCCGGCTGCCGGCGCCGCCGCGTCGAAGTAA